GTTGCGACCCCGCCCGTGTTCATCATGCGTATCGGAACTGTCGTGTGACCATCTCGAGAAGGAACGAGTTCTCGCTCGACAGCGAAAGGTCCGACACCGGCAAGGATATTGCCGCAATTCTGCTGAGTGGAGACTCGAGCCTCGTCGACGACTACCTGGAGAAACAGATAGTCGACGCCACTCTCGTTGGCCGAAACTATCGCCACCTTGCTCGTGAGCGGATGAGCCCCGCCAATGCCATCGATCTGTCTGACATCGGGAGATCCCATAATGCGCAGCAGAATATCGTCACGTTCGAGGGGATCGTGCGGCAGCTCCTCGGCAAGAAAATACACTCCCTTCGATGTGCCGCCCCGCATGAGCATGCACCTGATTCCCCCGTTTGTCACGACATCACTTTCCCTCTGCCCCATGACTCGAATTCCCTCTTCGCCCGATTCTTGCGGCGCAGTTCGGGGAGGCCCTCCTGTGGCGGTGAGCTCTCCCCGAGCTGGCCACTCAGTCAACCCGTGTATCCGAAGATGTCCATCCACAGCTCGGCATCCGACTCGAGATTGTCAAGTGATTCCTCAAGGCTTGCGCGATGCACGAATTCCGTGTCGGCCGCCGGCAACTCGACATCGCCGATCGTCGGGCTAGGCATGTCCTTATGCACCGGGTAGTCTCCCATCGAAGCCGCGAGCTTCTGACCGTCAGCAGACAGCAACCAGTTGACGAAGACCGTGACGGCGTTCGCCTTCTCGGTCGATGCTGACATTCCCAGGTAGAAGGGATAGGCCGCCGCGCCCTCGTCCGGCGTCGCGATCGTAATTGGGGCACCGTCAAGCGACGCGCTGTATGCCGTGGCAACCGGAATGGTTCCCACCGAGATCTCACCGCGCGCAAGCGAATCGGTCAGAGACGCCGACGAGTCGAAGATTCGAGGGTCGTTTGCAGCGTAATCCTCAAGCCAGTCCTGCCCGAGAGCATCCAGTTGGAATCTCGTCAACGCCGCTGTGCTTCCACCCGCGCCGACCTGCACGATCCCGCTCTTTCCTGCGAACTCTGAATCGAGAAGATCGTTCCAATTCTTCGGGGCATCCTCTTCTGAAACCACCTGGTTGTTGTAGCCGAAGCTGTAAATCCGGTCGTAGCTGCTGTAGTACAGGCCGTCATCGTACGTCGCTTCGGGAATCAGGGCAGAACTGATGTCGTCCGTGAGTTCGACCGGCTCGAATACACCAGCATCGGCAAAGCCAGCGACGAGATCCTCGCCGGATGTGCGAATCACATCCGCCCCGAGCTTCTTCGCCGCCCGCTCACTGAGTACTCTCTCGGAGAGCTTGTTCGGAGCGAGCCTTACGATTTCGACGTCAATTCCGGTCGCCTCGGTGAACGCCTCCGTGACATCACTCTCTGATTGCTCGCTCGCACCGGTGTAGAACACGATCGAGCCCTCGGACTGCGCGGCCTCGTAGACCTCCGCGGGGGCGATGATCTCGCCGTTGATGACGAGATCACCATTTTCGTTAGTCTCTGCCGATCCGTCACCGCCTCCGCCACTGCAGCCGGTGAGCAGCAGACCTGCGGCAGCCAAGGTCGCGAGCGCCGTTGTCGTACGCTTTCTCATGTCAATTCCTCTCTGAATTGCTATCTGGTGTTACGTGGGTCGGCGCCGAATCGGCGAGCGATGTAGGCAAGCACGAAGATCACAACGCAATAGAGCAGGCTGGTAGCCGCGCTGCGCTGCAAGATCCCGTTCTCAAAGTCGTCGAAGATCACGATTGAGATGAGCCGCGTGTCCGTCGTAAAGAGGAACAACGGCACGGTGAGCTCACGCATCGACAGCATGAGCAGAAGCAGAAACGTCGAGGTAAGAGGGACGCGCAAGAGCGGAACAGTCACCTTCCAGATCGCACGTATACGACCGGCACCATGCATCACAGCACTGTCTTCGAGGTCTCGATGGATCTGCAGAATCGATGAGCTCGCCCCTTGATAGCCCTGCGGCATCTGAGCTGCGATGAACGCGATGATGAGCACGAGCAGAGTGCCGTATACAGGAAGCGGCAACATCAGCCAGGTCCAAAGCAGGCCAAGACCAAGAACAATCGACGGCACCGCCAGCGGCAGCATGCTGATGTACCCCAGCCCGTTGCGCCCCGGAAGCGTCGTGCGGTTCACGAGATAGGAAACGATGAACGACAGGAGCGTTCCGATCAAAGCCGCGGCAATGGCGACGACGACCGAATTGACTGTTGCTCTCAAAACAACATCATTGCTGAGGGCCTCGATAAAGGCTCCCAACCCGAGCGCGTCGGAGCTGAATGCACCGAGAACCGTATTGACGTATGGCGACTCGTGAATCGTGACAAAAAGGAGCGCCAGCATCGGCAGAACTGTGGAGAGCACGAAGTACACGCAGCCGATCACAAGAGCTGGAATACGAAACCAGCCCAGATTGACAGGCGTCAACCTCAGACCCTTTCCCGAGACCGTCGTGTAGGTGCGCTTCGATACGATTCTGCGCTGGATCGCTGTGACGATCAGCACGATGACGACAAGCGCGATTGCGACAGCGGCTGCCTCGTTGCCGCGTGCGGGAGCCGCGTTCATGAGGCGGTAGATGTAGGTCGGAAGAGTATCGACGCGCCCCGCGTTGCCGACGATCTGGGCCACGGGGAAGTTCTCCACCGTGAGCGTAAAAATCAGGATTGCCGCCCCCAGGATTGCCGGAAGGGAAAGCGGAAACGTGATTTTTCGCAACACGGTTCTCGGTGACGATCCGTGTACCCGTGCCGCCTCCTCGAGGTCGGGGTTCATCAGACTCAACGATGAGTGAATGAGGAGGAACGCATAGGGCGCGTAATAGATGCCGAGTACGAAGATGAGGCCCGTGATGTTGAAGATATCGGCGATGGCCGGAACCCCGAGATCGCGCGCCAGGATGTTGAGTAGCCCTGCGTTCGGGCCGGCAAGCAGCGACCAGGCCAGCGCCCCGACGTATGACGGCAAGAACATCGGAACAAGTCCGACGAAGTAGAGGAACCGACGGGCCGGAGCGTTCGTGCGTGCAGCGACGAACGCCAGGAATGCTCCGACGGCAAGCGCGAGCAGCGAAGAGCCGACGCCGACGATCAACGAATTGACCGCGGCACCGCGTACACCGGGGCCAAGCAGCGTCGCGAAGTTCTTGAGTGTGAGATTGACGAGGTCAATGTTGCCCGGCCTCGGCGTCGATGTGCTGAACGCGGAGATAACGACGAGAGCGATGGGCAGGAGGATCAGTACTGCGAGGACACCATAGAGGATCACGGGAACGGTCACGCGTCGGGCGCTCGACCGCGCGCGCCCGGCCGCGCGTGCGCCGCGCGAGATCTCTGTCTGCTCAGCAGTCACGAGCGCGACACTCCCAACGCAGCGGTGCTCTCTGGAACGAAGTCCCCGGCCACCGCAGTATCGACGCCCTCCACGTCGAGAGGCAGAACCTGGATGGCACCCGCAGCGATGCCCACGGGGGTTCCGCTGCCCGCTTCTCGCTCGACGAGCTGGTGTTTGCTCCCCAAAATGTGCAACTCAGCGCCGCCCTCGATGCGCACGCGGTATGCGGCGGTCGCCCCTTGAAACTCGCGCGTGACGATTTCTCCAACGAGGACGTTCTCCGTAGCGGCGGCCGCGGTCTCACCGATCACGATGTCTTCGGCTCTGATGCAGGCGCGCAAAGAACCCGAGTGCTCGTAGCGCTCGACTCTCAGTCGCTGATCGGAGCCAACGAGTTGCACCGTGTTCGAGTCCACTGCCGTGACGGGAAGGCTATTCGTCACACCGAGAAAATCAGCGATAGATGCGCTAAGCGGTCGCGAATAGATCTCATTCGGCGTGCCGATTTGCACGATTCTTCCGAACTGCATCATTGCTATGCGATCGGCGAGAGCCAGAGCCTCTTCCTGGTCGTGCGTGACATAGATCGACGTCAGCCCCAATCGAGACTGAAGCTCACGAAGATCACCTCTCAGACGCTGTCTGAGTCGTGCATCGAGGTTCGACAACGGCTCGTCAAGGAGCATCACCGACGGCGCCATGACGAGACTTCGTGCCAGGGCGACTCGCTGCATCTGACCGCCAGAGAGCATGCTTGCCCCACGGTCAGCAAAGCCCTCCAACCCAACGATCTCGAGAGTCTCGTGCACTTTCCGCTTGATCTCTGATCTCGACGTTCGTTTCATCTGAAGCGAGAACGCGACGTTCTCGAACACGGTCATGTGCGGCCAGATCGCATATGACTGGAACACCATGCCGATGTTCCGCTTATGGGACGGACGATCGATGCCGCGGTCGCTGTCGAATAGAGTTTGATCTCCGACGGTGATCGTGCCCGTGTCGGGCGTCTCCAGGCCGGCAATACAGCGCATCGTGCTCGTCTTGCCACATCCCGACTGCCCGAGCAGCACGAGCGCTTCGCCTTCCGCGATCTCGAGACCCAGCTTCTCCACGGCGACTGTGTCGCCATAGCTCAGAGTGAGATCGCTGACGCGGATATGACTCATAGCGACTCCACGACGTTGGGAACGATGCGCTGGAACGCTTCCGCCTGACGTATCTCTTTGTTGCCCGTCACCTTGCGCGCATGATTCCCGCGGTGCTCGGCGCGTTCGGCATAGTACTGCTGAAGGTACGACTGCGCCTTCATCGCCGACATCGCCTGCTTCTTCTTGTCGAAGACGCTCGTGATGTCGACGAAGACCGATGGCACAAATCCGCAGAGGTCAGGTTGATGTGGCTCGAAGACAAGAAACTCACTCGGCGGAGCCGTGCGGAACCCAGCCTCCACCACGGCCCCTGCCGTGAGGAGCCTCGCCTTGGCGACGACCGTAAACGCGACGGGGTGGTCAGGGTTGAATGGATCCTTGTCCACGTGCGTGAGAACGATATGAGGCGCATAGTCGCGCATCAGGTCTGCGAGTCGATCGACCCCCGTCTGGTCGACGTTCAGTGGGTAGTCGCCGAGATCAAGAGACTCGAAGGTTGCTCCGACCGCCGCCGCTGCTTCAGTCGCCTCGGCGTGACGATGCTTCTTGACGTTCTCTTCCGTCTGCCCTGGAATCTTCCAGAGCTCTCCCGATTCTCCGCGTTCACCGTACGAGAGCGAGATGACGCGTGCTTCTCCCCCGCTTTCTGTGTGCTTTGCGATCGCGCCAGCCGCGCGCCAGACGAAATCGGCACTGTGAGCTCCGACAACCAGCATTCTCCGTGTGCTCATGCGTGGGAGGTGTCCTTTCCATGTCTCGAGGCGGGCGATGACCCGGCTCCTGATCGTGATTCATCGCGCAGCTGCGATAGCCACGCGTGAGCGGCCTTGGTGGACCAGTTCGGCGCACCAAGGGAGTCGAGGTATGCAGCGGCATCCTCAGTTTCGTGAGTGCGCCGATCGGCATGTTCACGCGAACCTGTGATGAGGCGTTCGATGAGTGCGTGCGGATCACCGCTGAATTCGGCGGCGATCTGATCGCGCAGCCATTCCCGCTGGCCGGCGCTCTCTGCCGCAGTGTCGCTTTCGAGAATGACGGCGGCGAGGCCCTTCATGAAGACGCTGCGGAGGAGTTTTCGGCCAGCGGCATCTCCTGCCGCACCGCCAATCGACTCGACCGGCGCCCCCGTCTGCTTCATGACTTGGGCAAAGCGGTCCGCCCCGTCGCCGCTCGCCATAAGCGGAGTGAGAACCCCGCCGCGTGGCACTGGGGCGAGCACCGCGACATCGGCGAAGAGGATCTGATGCTTCTGCGCAACCTCCGACATCGTCGATTTGAGGTCAGGTGAACCGGTATTGAAATCGGCAAACACTGCCCCGGGAGCCATCGCGGCGATGGCATCCGCGCCCACGTTGAGCGCCGCACGCGCGCCGACAAGACTCACGACGAGCGTGGCATCGGATACTGCGCCCTCCACGGTCGACGCCTGAGCGATTCCTTCCGCGTCAAGACGCGTATATGGGTCGAAACCCGCAACGGTGAAGCCGGCATCCCTCATGCCTCGGGCGTACAGCCCGCCAGCTTCGCCCAGCCCGATGATCGCGACGGTGGTCATCAACGTTCCTCCCTCGATCCATGAGTCTCGGGAGAGAACGTATTACATTGTCAACAATTCTGCAACCAAAAATGCTTTCGTAATTGGTAAGCATTAATACGTCAAATGTAATCATTTTTGTTTACAGTTAGTTCAACACTGTCGATCACCAGGGGGATTCAGGTGCCCAAGACCGCAACGACTCAGCGACACGACGGGGCATTCGTCACAGACAAACTTCGCCGCGCCATCACGGCGGGAGAGCTGGCTCCAAACCAACGCCTGATCGAGGCTGATCTCACCGAGCAGTATGACGCCAGTCGCGGAGCCGTTCGCCTAGCCCTCGCCAACCTCGCAGCAGAGGGCCTGGTCGAGCGCATCCAGAATCGCGGCTCACGAGTGCGTGCCATTGACCTCGACGAGGCGCTCGAGATCGTTGAATTGCGCGCAGCACTCGAGTCCATTTGCGCTGCCAAGGCCGCCGAACGAGCAGATGGTGCGGGAATCGCCAAGCTTCATGCCGTCGGCGAGCGCATGAGCGCTGCCGTGGAGGCCGGCGACAGCGAGACCTATTCCGAAGGCAACCGTGAGCTGCACGAGCTCATTCTCACGCTCAGCCAGATGAAAGTCGCGCCCGGAGTGGTGAGTCGCCTCCGAGCTCAGAACGTGCGGTACCGCATCCGCCTAGCAAGGCACCACAATCGCCC
The Paramicrobacterium chengjingii DNA segment above includes these coding regions:
- a CDS encoding ABC transporter ATP-binding protein gives rise to the protein MSHIRVSDLTLSYGDTVAVEKLGLEIAEGEALVLLGQSGCGKTSTMRCIAGLETPDTGTITVGDQTLFDSDRGIDRPSHKRNIGMVFQSYAIWPHMTVFENVAFSLQMKRTSRSEIKRKVHETLEIVGLEGFADRGASMLSGGQMQRVALARSLVMAPSVMLLDEPLSNLDARLRQRLRGDLRELQSRLGLTSIYVTHDQEEALALADRIAMMQFGRIVQIGTPNEIYSRPLSASIADFLGVTNSLPVTAVDSNTVQLVGSDQRLRVERYEHSGSLRACIRAEDIVIGETAAAATENVLVGEIVTREFQGATAAYRVRIEGGAELHILGSKHQLVEREAGSGTPVGIAAGAIQVLPLDVEGVDTAVAGDFVPESTAALGVSRS
- a CDS encoding GntR family transcriptional regulator, with translation MPKTATTQRHDGAFVTDKLRRAITAGELAPNQRLIEADLTEQYDASRGAVRLALANLAAEGLVERIQNRGSRVRAIDLDEALEIVELRAALESICAAKAAERADGAGIAKLHAVGERMSAAVEAGDSETYSEGNRELHELILTLSQMKVAPGVVSRLRAQNVRYRIRLARHHNRPAVSLPEHLEIIDAISAHDSDRAAAAMGAHLRSVLNATREYFS
- a CDS encoding NAD(P)-dependent oxidoreductase; this translates as MTTVAIIGLGEAGGLYARGMRDAGFTVAGFDPYTRLDAEGIAQASTVEGAVSDATLVVSLVGARAALNVGADAIAAMAPGAVFADFNTGSPDLKSTMSEVAQKHQILFADVAVLAPVPRGGVLTPLMASGDGADRFAQVMKQTGAPVESIGGAAGDAAGRKLLRSVFMKGLAAVILESDTAAESAGQREWLRDQIAAEFSGDPHALIERLITGSREHADRRTHETEDAAAYLDSLGAPNWSTKAAHAWLSQLRDESRSGAGSSPASRHGKDTSHA
- a CDS encoding PIG-L deacetylase family protein, with the protein product MSTRRMLVVGAHSADFVWRAAGAIAKHTESGGEARVISLSYGERGESGELWKIPGQTEENVKKHRHAEATEAAAAVGATFESLDLGDYPLNVDQTGVDRLADLMRDYAPHIVLTHVDKDPFNPDHPVAFTVVAKARLLTAGAVVEAGFRTAPPSEFLVFEPHQPDLCGFVPSVFVDITSVFDKKKQAMSAMKAQSYLQQYYAERAEHRGNHARKVTGNKEIRQAEAFQRIVPNVVESL
- a CDS encoding ABC transporter permease is translated as MTAEQTEISRGARAAGRARSSARRVTVPVILYGVLAVLILLPIALVVISAFSTSTPRPGNIDLVNLTLKNFATLLGPGVRGAAVNSLIVGVGSSLLALAVGAFLAFVAARTNAPARRFLYFVGLVPMFLPSYVGALAWSLLAGPNAGLLNILARDLGVPAIADIFNITGLIFVLGIYYAPYAFLLIHSSLSLMNPDLEEAARVHGSSPRTVLRKITFPLSLPAILGAAILIFTLTVENFPVAQIVGNAGRVDTLPTYIYRLMNAAPARGNEAAAVAIALVVIVLIVTAIQRRIVSKRTYTTVSGKGLRLTPVNLGWFRIPALVIGCVYFVLSTVLPMLALLFVTIHESPYVNTVLGAFSSDALGLGAFIEALSNDVVLRATVNSVVVAIAAALIGTLLSFIVSYLVNRTTLPGRNGLGYISMLPLAVPSIVLGLGLLWTWLMLPLPVYGTLLVLIIAFIAAQMPQGYQGASSSILQIHRDLEDSAVMHGAGRIRAIWKVTVPLLRVPLTSTFLLLLMLSMRELTVPLFLFTTDTRLISIVIFDDFENGILQRSAATSLLYCVVIFVLAYIARRFGADPRNTR
- a CDS encoding ABC transporter substrate-binding protein, producing the protein MRKRTTTALATLAAAGLLLTGCSGGGGDGSAETNENGDLVINGEIIAPAEVYEAAQSEGSIVFYTGASEQSESDVTEAFTEATGIDVEIVRLAPNKLSERVLSERAAKKLGADVIRTSGEDLVAGFADAGVFEPVELTDDISSALIPEATYDDGLYYSSYDRIYSFGYNNQVVSEEDAPKNWNDLLDSEFAGKSGIVQVGAGGSTAALTRFQLDALGQDWLEDYAANDPRIFDSSASLTDSLARGEISVGTIPVATAYSASLDGAPITIATPDEGAAAYPFYLGMSASTEKANAVTVFVNWLLSADGQKLAASMGDYPVHKDMPSPTIGDVELPAADTEFVHRASLEESLDNLESDAELWMDIFGYTG